In the genome of Notamacropus eugenii isolate mMacEug1 chromosome 5, mMacEug1.pri_v2, whole genome shotgun sequence, one region contains:
- the LOC140504835 gene encoding olfactory receptor 51B6-like, whose translation MWLNISSAPFLLTGFPGLEEAHPWISIPVFAVYTFVILGNGILLFLIWDDHSLHEPMYYFLAMLATTDLGVTMTTMPTVLGVLWLDHREIGQEICFSQAYFIHSLALVESGVLLAMAYDQFIAIRNPLRYSFILTNTKVVKIGVGALLRGCVAIVPPIVPLHWFTYCRSHVLSHAFCLHQDVIKLACADITFNRIYPVVLVSFAVFLDSLTILFSYILILKTVTGIASGQERNKALNTCVSHIYCVLVFYVTVIGLSLIHRFGKYVPHVVHIAMSYVHFLFPPLMNPIIYSIKTKQIQHGILRMLSLRKSKV comes from the coding sequence ATGTGGCTCAATATAAGCTCTGCCCCCTTCCTTCTGACTGGCTTTCCAGGCCTAGAAGAAGCCCACCCCTGGATCTCCATCCCTGTCTTTGCTGTGTACAcctttgtgattctgggcaatggcatcctcctcttcctcatctgggATGATCACAGTCTCCACGAGCCCATGTACTATTTCCTAGCCATGCTGGCGACCACTGACCTTGGAGTGACTATGACTACAATGCCCACTGTACTGGGGGTCTTGTGGTTAGATCATAGGGAGATTGGCCAAGAGATCTGCTTCTCTCAAGCctacttcattcattcactggcATTAGTGGAATCAGGTGTGTTGCTTGCCATGGCTTATGATCAATTCATTGCCATTAGAAATCCCCTGAGATACTCATTTATCCTCACCAACACCAAAGTGGTAAAAATTGGGGTAGGGGCACTCCTAAGAGGCTGTGTGGCTATAGTTCCCCCAATAGTGCCCCTCCATTGGTTCACTTACTGCCGTTCCCATGTTCTCTCCCATGCCTTCTGCCTCCACCAGGATGTCATCAAACTGGCCTGTGCAGACATCACCTTCAATCGCATCTACCCAGTAGTTCTGGTTTCATTTGCTGTATTCCTAGATTCCTTGACCATTCTTTTCTCTTATATCCTAATCCTAAAGACAGTCACGGGCATTGCCTCAGGACAGGAGAGGAACAAAGCCCTTAACACCTGTGTCTCCCACATTTACTGTGTTCTGGTCTTTTATGTCACAGTGATTGGCTTGTCTCTCATCCACCGTTTTGGAAAGTATGTGCCACATGTGGTTCACATTGCAATGAGCTAtgttcatttcctctttcctccattaATGAACCCTATCATCTATAGCATCAAAACCAAGCAGATTCAGCATGGCATTCTTCGTATGCTCTCTCTACGCAAATCCAAGGTCTAA